A DNA window from Amycolatopsis sp. DSM 110486 contains the following coding sequences:
- a CDS encoding helix-turn-helix domain-containing protein, with translation MEALVVRLSQLDSEAEGAIRVVMFYDTLIRRRVDLAALVRASAGLAECVAGIRLDGTEQTFRVAPDGPAPSAGRASTTVAITLDDEQIGAVWLERPSPLPLDRLLLDRLAIAAAAVVERYGPARTTMADPALVELAISPGTDAAARARALRLLGFAADAAVRVVAVRSPLPLDQLGALVCPARPVKATPLGEVGVLLLTAVDVSRFPADVRAGIGTVGPLPGSWLSARTALRFTTSRRPVVDYCSLGALALLAHVPGDAARDNTDVAALASLAADDLDTLDAYCATGSVRRAADVLHLHHSSVARRLDQLGKTLGYSLVSPTGPVRAQLALTAWRLLEA, from the coding sequence ATGGAGGCGTTGGTCGTCCGGCTCTCGCAGCTGGACTCGGAGGCCGAGGGCGCGATCCGTGTCGTGATGTTCTACGACACGCTGATCCGCCGGCGCGTCGACCTGGCCGCGCTGGTCCGGGCTTCGGCGGGTCTGGCCGAGTGCGTGGCCGGCATCCGGCTCGACGGCACCGAGCAGACGTTCCGCGTCGCCCCGGACGGCCCCGCGCCCTCCGCCGGCCGCGCGTCGACCACGGTCGCGATCACGCTGGACGACGAGCAGATCGGCGCGGTCTGGCTCGAACGCCCGTCACCACTCCCCCTCGACCGCCTGCTCCTCGACCGCCTGGCCATCGCCGCGGCCGCCGTCGTGGAACGCTACGGCCCCGCCCGCACCACGATGGCCGACCCGGCGCTCGTCGAGCTCGCCATCAGCCCCGGCACCGACGCCGCCGCACGCGCGCGGGCCCTGCGGCTGCTCGGCTTCGCGGCCGACGCGGCGGTGCGCGTCGTGGCCGTGCGCTCGCCGCTGCCACTCGACCAGCTCGGCGCTTTGGTCTGCCCTGCGCGCCCGGTGAAGGCGACGCCGCTGGGTGAGGTGGGCGTCCTGCTGCTCACCGCCGTCGACGTCTCGCGGTTCCCGGCGGACGTGCGGGCAGGGATCGGGACCGTGGGGCCGTTGCCGGGCTCGTGGCTGTCGGCGCGAACGGCGCTGCGCTTCACGACGTCGCGCCGGCCCGTCGTGGACTACTGCTCGCTCGGCGCCTTGGCGCTGCTCGCGCACGTGCCCGGCGATGCCGCCCGCGACAACACCGACGTGGCCGCCCTGGCCTCCTTGGCCGCGGACGACCTGGACACCCTCGACGCCTACTGCGCCACGGGTTCCGTCCGCCGCGCCGCCGACGTGCTGCACCTGCACCACAGCAGCGTCGCCCGCCGCCTCGACCAGCTCGGCAAGACGCTCGGCTACAGCCTGGTCTCCCCCACCGGCCCCGTGCGCGCCCAACTGGCCCTCACCGCGTGGCGGCTGCTGGAGGCCTGA
- a CDS encoding alpha/beta hydrolase, translating to MNPELEAFLPLFPPADLDDPVTAREKLAGLSASAPPPDTSGLTIEDHTADGDVPVRIYRPRQAHGAIIWLHGGGFVMGDLDTEHPWAARVADVAGAVVISVGYRRAPEHPFPAAVDDAYAALTWAAKNAAELGLDPARIAVGGHSAGAGIAAAIALRARDEHGPAIRFQLLNQPELDDRQDTWSARTFTGTPWMTRDKLAATWRHYLGDTPGTPYAAPARAADLSGLPPAYVATAEFDPLRDEGITYALRLLQSGVSAELHQWPGTFHGSQAILSAEVSQRQIAELAAALRRGLAD from the coding sequence ATGAACCCGGAACTCGAAGCCTTCCTCCCGCTGTTCCCGCCCGCCGACCTCGACGATCCGGTCACCGCCCGCGAGAAGCTCGCCGGCCTGTCCGCCTCCGCGCCGCCGCCCGACACCTCGGGCCTCACGATCGAGGACCACACCGCCGACGGCGACGTTCCCGTGCGCATCTACCGGCCGCGGCAGGCCCACGGTGCGATCATCTGGCTGCACGGCGGCGGCTTCGTCATGGGCGACCTCGACACGGAGCACCCGTGGGCCGCGCGAGTCGCGGACGTCGCCGGCGCCGTGGTGATCTCCGTCGGCTACCGGCGAGCGCCGGAACACCCGTTCCCGGCCGCGGTGGACGACGCGTACGCGGCGCTGACCTGGGCCGCGAAGAACGCCGCGGAGCTCGGCCTCGACCCGGCCCGCATCGCCGTCGGCGGGCACAGTGCGGGCGCCGGGATCGCCGCAGCGATCGCGCTGCGGGCCCGCGACGAGCACGGGCCCGCGATCCGCTTCCAGCTGCTCAACCAGCCCGAGCTCGACGACCGCCAGGACACCTGGTCGGCGCGCACCTTCACCGGCACGCCGTGGATGACGCGCGACAAGCTCGCCGCGACCTGGCGCCACTACCTCGGCGACACCCCCGGCACGCCCTACGCCGCCCCGGCGCGCGCGGCGGACCTGTCCGGCCTGCCGCCCGCGTACGTCGCCACCGCCGAGTTCGATCCGCTTCGTGACGAGGGCATCACGTACGCCCTGCGCCTGCTGCAATCGGGCGTGTCCGCCGAGCTGCACCAGTGGCCCGGCACCTTCCACGGCTCGCAGGCGATCCTGTCCGCCGAGGTGTCGCAGCGCCAGATCGCCGAACTCGCCGCCGCCCTCCGCCGCGGCCTGGCCGACTGA
- a CDS encoding cupin domain-containing protein — MTPIDAAAVPRTVDGEPDDWHLMTFHASTDADVHSDHWEIHAAADEIVCCLTGGFRLYLRDDDTPATLTPGTAAIVPCGRWHRLELDAPGDLLSVTVPRGTRIEPRAA; from the coding sequence ATGACCCCGATCGACGCGGCCGCGGTACCCCGCACGGTCGACGGCGAGCCCGACGACTGGCACCTGATGACCTTCCACGCCAGCACCGACGCCGACGTCCACTCCGACCACTGGGAAATCCACGCCGCCGCCGACGAAATCGTGTGCTGCCTCACCGGCGGCTTCCGCCTGTACCTCCGCGACGACGACACCCCGGCCACGCTCACCCCGGGCACCGCGGCGATCGTCCCGTGTGGACGGTGGCACCGCCTCGAACTCGACGCCCCCGGCGACCTCCTGTCGGTCACCGTCCCGCGCGGGACGCGGATCGAACCCCGGGCCGCATAG
- a CDS encoding nitroreductase family deazaflavin-dependent oxidoreductase → MPVTDRPPTGLLRWFLRAPIPWYRWGFGKIFGHRLLYLVHRGRKSGARREVVVEVVRHRPDVPELLVIAAWGGVPQWYRNLRAAPAIEVRCGGYLWREPRRRFLDGDELDEVLREYRRAHPRAWAKIGPRLGFPADPEDPLWTRAVDRVHGVAFLPASR, encoded by the coding sequence ATGCCCGTGACCGACCGGCCGCCGACCGGGCTGCTGCGGTGGTTCCTTCGTGCGCCGATCCCGTGGTACCGCTGGGGCTTCGGGAAGATCTTCGGGCACCGGCTGCTCTACCTCGTCCACCGCGGGCGCAAGTCGGGCGCGCGTCGCGAGGTGGTGGTCGAGGTGGTGCGGCACCGGCCGGATGTGCCGGAGCTGCTGGTGATCGCGGCGTGGGGCGGGGTGCCGCAGTGGTACCGGAACCTCCGGGCCGCGCCCGCGATCGAGGTGAGATGCGGGGGCTACCTGTGGCGGGAGCCGCGTCGGCGCTTCCTCGACGGCGATGAGCTGGACGAGGTCCTGCGCGAGTACCGGCGCGCACATCCCCGGGCGTGGGCGAAGATCGGTCCCCGGCTGGGGTTTCCGGCCGACCCGGAGGATCCCTTGTGGACGCGGGCCGTGGATCGGGTGCACGGCGTGGCGTTTCTGCCCGCGTCACGCTGA
- a CDS encoding ferritin-like protein, translated as MDTSAAPAPAIDSVEELRRHLQWAIELEHATIPPYLCALYSLDPGRNAEAAQVVGSVLAEEMLHLALAANLLNAVGGEPKLDAPELLPAYPHPLPHGDASVQVNLVPFGAEALELFLRIEQPESADAPPQADGYRTIGQFYAAVQAGLKELCEELGEETVFSGDPRRQIGEMHLRSGGGSVIPVHDLDSALAALAEIVEQGEGAARTEVWDGDRDVFHPERDEVAHFYRFQELKNGRRYAEGDTPRSGPTGKEIKVDLDGVLPMRRNPSAADYPEDSPIRRAQVEFDNTYCLLLYLLEDAFTGNPGGLGATVGVMFQLKAQAQALMKMPSGDGKTTAGPTFEYVPPEQRS; from the coding sequence ATGGACACCAGTGCCGCCCCCGCCCCCGCCATCGACAGCGTGGAGGAGCTCCGCCGCCACCTGCAGTGGGCGATCGAGCTCGAGCACGCGACGATCCCGCCGTACCTCTGCGCGCTGTATTCGCTCGACCCGGGCCGCAACGCCGAGGCCGCGCAGGTCGTCGGCAGCGTGCTCGCCGAGGAGATGCTGCACCTGGCGCTCGCGGCGAACCTGCTCAACGCCGTGGGCGGCGAGCCGAAGCTCGACGCGCCGGAGCTGCTGCCCGCGTACCCGCACCCGCTGCCCCACGGGGACGCGTCGGTGCAGGTCAACCTTGTGCCGTTCGGTGCGGAGGCGCTGGAGCTGTTCCTGCGGATCGAGCAGCCCGAGTCGGCCGACGCGCCGCCGCAGGCCGACGGGTACCGGACGATCGGGCAGTTCTACGCCGCCGTGCAGGCGGGGCTGAAAGAATTGTGCGAGGAGCTGGGTGAGGAGACCGTGTTCTCCGGTGACCCGAGGCGCCAGATCGGCGAGATGCACCTCCGCAGCGGTGGCGGCAGCGTGATTCCGGTGCACGACCTGGATTCCGCGCTGGCCGCGCTCGCGGAGATCGTCGAGCAGGGCGAGGGCGCCGCGCGCACGGAGGTGTGGGACGGCGACCGCGACGTCTTCCACCCCGAACGCGACGAGGTCGCCCACTTCTACCGGTTCCAGGAGCTCAAGAACGGCCGCCGCTACGCCGAGGGCGACACCCCGCGCAGCGGTCCGACGGGCAAGGAGATCAAGGTCGACCTCGACGGCGTGCTCCCGATGCGCCGCAACCCCAGCGCGGCCGACTACCCCGAGGACAGCCCGATCCGCCGGGCGCAGGTGGAGTTCGACAACACCTACTGCCTGTTGCTCTACCTGCTGGAAGACGCGTTCACGGGCAACCCGGGCGGGCTGGGCGCTACCGTCGGCGTGATGTTCCAGCTGAAGGCGCAGGCCCAGGCGCTCATGAAGATGCCCTCCGGCGACGGGAAAACGACGGCGGGGCCGACGTTCGAGTACGTGCCGCCGGAGCAGCGGTCGTAA
- a CDS encoding aspartate aminotransferase family protein, translating into MAAPTTVPLSADTFWTDAEAHLVRYGGAFTREIIERAAGSFLYTADGRKILDFTSGQMSAILGHSHPEIVETVRRQIGTLDHLFSGMLSRPVVDLARRLAETLPAPLEKALLLTTGAESNEAAIRMAKLVTGRHEIVSFARSWHGMTQAAASATYSAGRKGYGPATPGNFAIPAPNTYRPDFTHADGTLDWRRQLGFSFDLIDAQSVGSLAACLVEPILSSGGIIEPPPGYFAALREKCRERGMLLILDEAQTGLCRTGTWYAFERDGVVPDILTVSKTLGAGLPLAAVLTSAEIEQEAHERGFLFFTTHVSDPLVAAVGNTVLDVLMRERLDERARTLGAFLRSGLEEIAERHEVVGDIRGRGLLAGLELVVDRSTKESSDALGALVTRRCLELGLHMNIVQLPGMGGVFRIAPPLTATEEELSLGLSILDEAIGDARKAL; encoded by the coding sequence ATGGCTGCTCCGACCACTGTCCCGCTGTCCGCCGACACGTTCTGGACCGACGCCGAAGCCCACCTCGTGCGCTACGGCGGCGCGTTCACCCGCGAGATCATCGAACGCGCCGCCGGGAGCTTCCTCTACACCGCCGACGGCCGGAAGATCCTCGATTTCACCTCCGGCCAGATGAGCGCGATCCTCGGCCACTCGCACCCCGAGATCGTCGAGACCGTGCGCCGCCAGATCGGCACGCTCGACCACCTGTTCAGCGGCATGCTGAGCCGCCCGGTCGTCGACCTGGCCCGGCGGCTGGCCGAGACGCTGCCGGCACCGCTGGAGAAGGCGCTGCTGCTGACCACCGGGGCCGAGTCGAACGAGGCCGCGATCCGCATGGCGAAGCTCGTGACGGGCCGGCACGAGATCGTGTCGTTCGCGCGTTCGTGGCACGGCATGACGCAGGCCGCCGCGTCCGCGACCTACAGCGCCGGCCGCAAGGGCTACGGCCCCGCGACCCCCGGCAACTTCGCCATCCCCGCGCCCAACACCTACCGCCCCGACTTCACGCACGCCGACGGCACGCTCGACTGGCGCCGGCAGCTCGGCTTCTCGTTCGACCTGATCGACGCGCAGTCCGTCGGCAGCCTCGCCGCCTGCCTCGTGGAACCGATCCTCAGCTCCGGCGGGATCATCGAGCCGCCACCGGGATATTTCGCCGCACTGCGCGAAAAGTGCCGCGAACGCGGGATGCTGCTGATCCTCGACGAAGCCCAGACCGGCCTGTGCCGCACCGGCACGTGGTACGCGTTCGAGCGCGACGGCGTGGTGCCCGACATCCTGACGGTGTCCAAGACGCTCGGCGCCGGCCTGCCGCTCGCGGCCGTGCTGACCAGTGCGGAGATCGAGCAGGAGGCGCACGAGCGCGGGTTCCTGTTCTTCACCACGCACGTCTCGGACCCGCTGGTGGCCGCCGTCGGCAACACCGTGCTCGACGTGCTGATGCGCGAGCGGCTCGACGAACGCGCCCGCACGCTCGGCGCGTTTCTCCGAAGCGGGCTGGAGGAGATCGCCGAGCGCCATGAGGTCGTCGGTGACATCCGCGGCCGTGGCCTGCTGGCCGGGCTGGAGCTCGTGGTGGATCGCTCCACCAAGGAAAGCTCCGACGCGCTGGGCGCGCTGGTCACGCGGCGCTGCCTGGAACTGGGGCTGCACATGAACATCGTGCAGCTCCCGGGCATGGGCGGCGTCTTCCGGATCGCGCCGCCGCTGACCGCGACCGAGGAGGAGCTCTCGCTCGGGCTGTCCATTCTGGACGAAGCCATCGGCGACGCGCGGAAGGCGTTGTAA
- a CDS encoding LysR family transcriptional regulator, translating into MLNPWRLRLLSRLDTLGTIRAVASASNLSASSVSQQLAVLETETRTKLLERTGRHVRLTPAGLILARRARAILDHMDTVEAELRGLGDEPAGLVRLGAFQSAVHTLAVPAVTRLAAAHPDLQVEVLQLEPHESMPALRVGDADLIITTTDFVEQPLDPDVDLVPLATDPIVLVMPPDHPATRRGAVDLAAFADEAWSLDLPQSYMANLTLRLCRQSGFEPRAVCRFSNYMLALQHVEAGLSITLLPGLAVDPRYRVTTRELASPVTRTITAAVRRGSPQRAAVQVVLDAVRRTPPVSAGAPGENV; encoded by the coding sequence GTGCTGAACCCGTGGCGCCTGCGCCTGCTGAGCCGGCTCGACACCCTGGGCACCATCCGCGCGGTGGCGAGCGCGTCGAACCTGAGCGCGTCGAGCGTGTCGCAGCAGCTCGCCGTGCTGGAGACCGAAACGCGCACCAAGCTGCTGGAACGCACCGGCCGCCACGTCCGCCTCACCCCGGCCGGGCTGATCCTCGCGCGCCGCGCCCGGGCGATCCTCGACCACATGGACACCGTCGAGGCGGAGCTGCGCGGCCTCGGCGACGAACCCGCCGGCCTGGTGCGGCTGGGCGCGTTCCAGAGCGCCGTCCACACCCTCGCCGTGCCCGCGGTGACGCGGCTGGCCGCGGCGCACCCGGACCTGCAGGTCGAGGTGCTGCAGCTGGAACCCCACGAGAGCATGCCCGCCCTGCGCGTGGGCGACGCCGACCTCATCATCACGACCACGGACTTCGTCGAGCAGCCGCTGGACCCCGACGTGGACCTCGTGCCACTCGCGACCGACCCGATCGTGCTGGTCATGCCCCCGGACCACCCCGCGACCCGCCGCGGCGCCGTCGACCTGGCGGCCTTCGCGGACGAAGCGTGGTCGCTGGACCTGCCGCAGTCCTACATGGCCAACCTGACGCTGCGGCTGTGCCGGCAGTCGGGCTTCGAACCGCGCGCGGTGTGCCGCTTCAGCAACTACATGCTGGCCCTGCAGCACGTCGAGGCCGGCTTGTCGATCACGCTGCTCCCCGGCCTGGCCGTCGATCCCCGCTACCGCGTGACGACGCGCGAGCTCGCGTCGCCGGTGACGCGGACGATCACCGCCGCCGTCCGCCGGGGCTCACCGCAGCGCGCGGCGGTGCAGGTCGTGCTGGACGCGGTGCGGCGGACTCCGCCGGTTTCGGCCGGTGCGCCGGGTGAGAATGTGTGA
- a CDS encoding aldo/keto reductase — MTPPTAPGKIVGLGTSAIGGLYEDLGDATARATLEAAWAAGTRFFDTAPHYGTGVAERRLGKFLRDKPRAEFTVSSKVGRLLRPGEDGLVRVRDYSADGVYASLADSLDRTGLDRFDTLFIHDPDDFWETAVGAAYPALARLRDEGAVRRIGVGMNEPKMPARFVAETDVDCVLIAGRYTLLDRSAADELLPLCETRGVEVIAGGVFNSGVLADPGPDARFDYLPVPPDVRARVEALAAACARHGVALPAAALQFPLRHKAVTAMVIGARTPAEVEQNAAHLATAIPDALWSEIDGLTVSR; from the coding sequence GTGACACCCCCGACCGCGCCCGGCAAGATCGTCGGTCTGGGCACGTCGGCGATCGGCGGCCTCTACGAAGACCTCGGTGACGCCACGGCCCGGGCCACGCTCGAAGCGGCGTGGGCCGCCGGCACGCGGTTCTTCGACACCGCCCCGCACTACGGCACCGGGGTGGCGGAACGGCGGCTCGGCAAGTTCCTGCGCGACAAGCCACGCGCCGAGTTCACGGTGTCGTCCAAGGTCGGCCGGCTGCTGCGCCCCGGAGAAGACGGGCTCGTACGCGTGCGCGACTACTCGGCCGACGGCGTCTACGCCTCGCTCGCGGACAGTCTCGATCGCACGGGGCTGGACCGGTTCGACACCCTGTTCATCCACGACCCCGACGACTTCTGGGAGACCGCGGTCGGCGCGGCGTACCCGGCCCTCGCCCGGTTGCGCGACGAAGGCGCGGTGCGGCGGATCGGCGTCGGCATGAACGAGCCGAAGATGCCGGCCCGGTTCGTCGCCGAGACGGATGTCGACTGCGTGCTCATCGCCGGTCGTTACACCCTCCTCGACCGCTCCGCGGCCGACGAACTGCTGCCGTTGTGCGAAACCCGTGGGGTGGAAGTGATCGCGGGCGGCGTCTTCAACAGTGGCGTGCTGGCCGACCCCGGCCCGGACGCGCGCTTCGACTACCTGCCGGTACCGCCCGACGTGCGCGCCAGGGTCGAGGCGCTGGCCGCCGCGTGCGCCCGGCACGGGGTCGCCCTGCCCGCGGCCGCCCTGCAGTTCCCGTTGCGGCACAAGGCCGTGACGGCCATGGTCATCGGCGCCCGCACGCCGGCGGAGGTCGAGCAGAACGCCGCCCACCTCGCCACCGCGATCCCGGACGCGCTGTGGTCCGAAATCGACGGACTCACCGTGAGCCGGTGA
- a CDS encoding FadR/GntR family transcriptional regulator — translation MSLTDEAIARIRELIQSGKLPPGSKLPPEHQLATELGISRSPMREAVKALAVARVLDVRRGDGTYVTSLAPTVLLEGLGLAVELMHGNTLLELTEVRRLFEPIATGLAATRATEEHLAQIHSHLEAMRAAAGDVELLNQHDAAFHRAVAAATGNEALATLLDGISGGTLRARVWRGMVEAGSADRTLSEHEVIYEALAERDATLAQAAALVHISTTERWLRRVHGARAEEAE, via the coding sequence GTGTCACTCACCGACGAGGCGATCGCCCGCATCCGCGAGCTGATCCAGTCCGGGAAGTTGCCGCCGGGCTCGAAGCTGCCGCCGGAGCACCAGCTCGCCACCGAGCTGGGCATCTCCCGCTCCCCCATGCGCGAAGCCGTCAAGGCGCTCGCTGTCGCCCGCGTGCTCGACGTGCGCCGCGGCGACGGCACGTACGTCACGAGCCTCGCCCCCACCGTCCTGCTCGAAGGACTCGGCCTCGCCGTGGAACTCATGCACGGCAACACTTTGCTGGAGCTGACCGAGGTGCGCCGGCTCTTCGAACCGATCGCCACCGGGCTCGCCGCCACCCGGGCGACAGAAGAGCACCTCGCGCAGATCCACAGCCACCTCGAGGCGATGCGCGCCGCGGCCGGCGACGTCGAGCTGCTCAACCAGCACGACGCCGCCTTCCACCGCGCCGTGGCCGCCGCGACCGGAAACGAAGCGCTCGCCACATTGCTCGACGGCATCTCCGGCGGCACCCTGCGCGCGCGGGTGTGGCGCGGGATGGTCGAAGCCGGCTCGGCCGACCGCACCCTGTCCGAGCACGAAGTGATCTACGAAGCACTCGCCGAACGCGACGCCACGCTCGCGCAAGCCGCCGCCCTCGTGCACATCAGCACCACCGAACGCTGGTTGCGCCGCGTGCACGGCGCCCGGGCCGAGGAGGCCGAGTGA
- a CDS encoding glycoside hydrolase N-terminal domain-containing protein encodes MSSPGFSRRSLLGAAMAGGALALTTAALGRVTAAAAPGARPVPDSVLWFDEPATIWQEQAFPVGNGAAGAMIYGTVESEQIQFNHDTLWNGGPGSHDEGHEYNFGNWYEARPTALAGVRATIAATGSADTGPATAALGQTKWGYGAYQTFGDLFLDRATPAGAVTGYRRQLDLATGLATVGFTTADGVTHTRELFASFPDHVIVTRLSASRSGQVSFTARLSTADNRTVTYSAKDGRITMRGALTDNGLVFEAQVQVIAEGGRVTTDPAGRVTVTGADAATLVLAPGTDYAPVYPHYRGVDPHRAATSTVDAAMHRGHRALRERHLADHRELFDRVRIDLGQQPTTVPTDEALQEFKQARNQAQISADPQLEMLHFQIGRYLLIGSSREGSRPANLQGVWNDSTSPDWQSDYTTNINLEMNYWPSDVTNLAETVPPLVDFIDGLRAPGRVTARDLCGVPQGFAAMSHVNVFGYTGVSTNAATWAPESTAWLIRQLWEHYQFTMDEDFLRRRAYPILKEHTQFWLGYLVTDADGTLVVSPSFSPELGPFTAGATYSQTIVWDLFTNTLAAAKVVGDHAYRPSLEKTLAKLDPGLRIGSWGQLQEWKTDLDEPDSGHRHMSFSYPLFPGHQITAEATPEFYEAARVAVEARTAHTAQNDIGWNRAQKINAFARLHNGDQAREQLDHLLWRNTFANFLNDWPFQIDGNFGVASGVAEMLLQSHAGFVEVLPALPTGWASGSFRGLRARGAFTVNAWWTAGQVTKVEVTSDVGGDLKLRTASLGGGARVHAVGGPTPHYTTHAGELLMPTRRGATYTVTPA; translated from the coding sequence ATGTCCTCACCCGGTTTCTCCCGCCGGAGCCTGCTCGGCGCGGCGATGGCGGGCGGCGCGCTCGCCCTGACCACCGCGGCGCTGGGCCGCGTCACGGCCGCCGCCGCACCGGGCGCGCGGCCCGTCCCGGATTCCGTGCTGTGGTTCGACGAGCCCGCCACGATCTGGCAGGAACAGGCGTTCCCCGTCGGCAACGGCGCGGCCGGCGCGATGATCTACGGCACCGTCGAGAGCGAGCAGATCCAGTTCAACCACGACACGCTGTGGAACGGCGGTCCCGGCTCCCACGACGAGGGCCACGAGTACAACTTCGGCAACTGGTACGAGGCGCGCCCGACCGCGCTCGCCGGCGTGCGCGCGACCATCGCGGCCACCGGCAGCGCCGACACCGGCCCGGCGACGGCGGCGCTCGGACAGACGAAGTGGGGCTACGGCGCGTACCAGACCTTCGGGGATCTCTTCCTCGACCGCGCGACTCCGGCCGGTGCCGTGACCGGCTACCGGCGGCAGCTGGACCTGGCGACGGGGCTCGCGACCGTCGGGTTCACGACCGCAGACGGCGTCACGCACACCCGCGAGCTCTTCGCGAGCTTCCCGGACCACGTGATCGTCACGCGCCTGTCCGCGAGCCGGAGCGGGCAGGTGTCCTTCACCGCGCGGTTGTCGACGGCCGACAACCGAACCGTCACGTATTCGGCGAAGGACGGCCGCATCACGATGCGCGGCGCGCTGACCGACAACGGCCTGGTGTTCGAGGCGCAGGTCCAGGTCATCGCCGAGGGCGGACGCGTGACCACCGACCCCGCCGGCCGCGTGACGGTGACCGGTGCGGACGCGGCGACGCTCGTGCTCGCGCCCGGCACGGACTACGCGCCCGTGTACCCGCACTACCGCGGGGTCGATCCGCACCGAGCGGCAACGTCCACTGTGGACGCCGCCATGCACCGTGGCCACCGGGCGTTGCGCGAGCGGCACCTGGCCGACCACCGGGAGCTGTTCGACCGGGTGCGCATCGACCTCGGACAGCAGCCGACGACGGTGCCGACCGACGAGGCGCTGCAGGAGTTCAAACAGGCCCGCAACCAGGCGCAGATCAGCGCCGACCCGCAGCTGGAGATGCTGCACTTCCAGATCGGCCGGTACCTGCTGATCGGCTCGTCGCGCGAGGGGTCGCGCCCGGCGAACCTGCAGGGCGTGTGGAACGACTCGACCAGCCCCGACTGGCAGTCGGACTACACGACGAACATCAACCTGGAGATGAACTACTGGCCCTCCGACGTCACCAACCTGGCCGAGACCGTGCCGCCGCTGGTGGACTTCATCGACGGCCTCCGCGCGCCGGGCCGGGTCACCGCGCGTGACCTGTGCGGGGTGCCGCAGGGCTTCGCCGCGATGAGCCACGTCAACGTCTTCGGCTACACCGGCGTGTCCACGAACGCCGCGACGTGGGCGCCGGAATCGACCGCGTGGCTGATCCGCCAGCTGTGGGAGCACTACCAGTTCACGATGGACGAGGACTTCCTGCGGCGCCGCGCCTATCCGATTCTCAAGGAGCACACGCAGTTCTGGCTCGGCTACCTCGTCACCGACGCCGACGGGACGCTCGTGGTCAGCCCGAGCTTCTCACCCGAGCTCGGCCCGTTCACCGCCGGCGCCACGTACTCGCAGACGATCGTGTGGGACCTGTTCACCAACACCCTCGCCGCGGCGAAGGTCGTCGGCGACCACGCCTACCGGCCAAGCCTGGAGAAGACGCTCGCGAAGCTCGACCCCGGCCTGCGGATCGGCTCGTGGGGCCAGCTGCAGGAGTGGAAGACGGACCTGGACGAACCGGACAGCGGCCACCGGCACATGTCCTTCAGCTACCCGCTGTTCCCCGGCCACCAGATCACGGCCGAGGCCACCCCGGAGTTCTACGAGGCCGCCCGCGTCGCCGTCGAGGCCCGCACCGCGCACACGGCGCAGAACGACATCGGATGGAACCGCGCGCAGAAGATCAACGCCTTCGCCCGCCTGCACAACGGCGACCAGGCCCGCGAACAGCTCGACCACCTCCTGTGGCGCAACACGTTCGCCAACTTCCTCAACGACTGGCCCTTCCAGATCGACGGCAACTTCGGTGTCGCGTCCGGCGTCGCCGAGATGCTGCTGCAAAGCCACGCCGGCTTCGTCGAGGTGCTGCCCGCGCTGCCCACCGGCTGGGCCTCCGGGTCTTTCCGCGGCCTGCGGGCTCGGGGCGCGTTCACGGTCAACGCGTGGTGGACGGCCGGGCAGGTCACGAAGGTCGAGGTAACGTCGGATGTGGGTGGCGACCTGAAGCTGCGCACCGCGTCTCTGGGCGGCGGGGCACGCGTCCACGCTGTCGGCGGCCCGACGCCGCACTACACGACGCACGCCGGCGAGCTCTTGATGCCGACCCGCCGGGGCGCCACCTACACAGTCACCCCGGCGTGA